The DNA segment agttgctacaggcaacaacaacgGTCACGCgtccatatccaggcaacaatgaaatgtggcaacgtaaaatgacaagcgacctcgataaaagaccaGACTGCCATATCAGGGATGgatgatcgccgacaagcccgcgatcgagagagcatcagttgttggaaaacggcgcatactaTACAAATACacgtgtgaccggcgcaccttcgaaggccgaATTTCTGTATACACTCGCCGGATTTTTCGTGTACCATGCCGCCACCACcgaaattcattcattcattcattcaagcttcgcttgaaaacgacAATTTTTCACTTATATTGCGAACTATGCCAAACCAAGGAGACAGCAAGCCAGGAGAGACCCGTTAAATAAGTCATTGCTTTAACATAAAGAATAGACAATttcactgaatttttttttttttcagagttcgcTGCCTTACGCATTCACTCAAGGACGGGCGTCCCTGCGCAACCTCTGCGACTTCGCTTCGACAAGATCATTCGGAACAGTCATCGCTTGTATCGATCTCTAAGTCTTTCTACCTCTCGGTCGTAATTTCTCATACTAGAACAGGAATGAATTTCTACAATTTGAAATAGTGAAATGGTCAATCAAATGGCAAGtactattcattctaaaaagacagggcgtgcaaacacggacacaagaaagaagtcacaacAGTACTGTTCAATTCGCATTCGAAAAGACCCATCCGATCGAGATTGAATGCGCAGTGTTAACTATCAGAGAAAAGAACATGCGTTGCACTCACACACGTGTACGTTGGACAAAGGCAAAACAGGTACGTGTGACCACGGCCGCTCGAGCAGCCGTGGTGTGACATGGCTTTTTCGGTACACATGGTAGCGGTTTCAATATGGGCGGCTCCCAAGACCGATAATGCGTGCGTACGTATACTGTTTAAGGCCATATCGAGGCTTTTTTATGCGTAACAAGCCTTTGTCAGATCGTACCAGTTTAAAACCATCAACTTGATATCCACAAAGGCGCCTGTGACAATGGTCGTTGACCCTTAGGCTAGTGGATGCAAAGTTTTGGATCACGATAGCAATCCCAGATTTTGCAACTGCTCTCAAAAAAAGTATGGTACGGACACTGGGCTTATCTCAATCACTGAGAGTTTTGCTGCATGccatataaaaaattacaccatctcccactcaagggaaccatgaagggatgcgaagcagcattgggggcgcacaccaagttttcgttagtgtgtgaggtttgtatttagaaaagagagagagagaataaggttgaaagaaaggcagggaggttaaccagggctgagcctggTAGGCTACactgtatttagtgtttgtgttatcattgcgttgtgtttgtgcgttgctttccgttagcgccaaGTGAACGagtagcgccgacgttgacgttacaactcatgtgaacgggagcgaagcgagaatgacggaagccgaccgagcgcacgcgcttgtatacacatgaaatgggggagggagaggagagagtcggttacaggctgtatttggctgcggcgcggctgcatcacgtgggagaagAGGCTGCgctgcggctgcagcgcgggggaggagaggagagaaggagaccgaacacctgcgtaaaggaggagagtgggagagagagtaggcgcgtgcgcagtggagcgcggacgccaccaccaccgccggacacagccccgagcaaaagctgcttcgcatctaaaagaaatcaTTCTGGGGTTTTAACGGGATGAAACAAAATAatattatgaggtacgccgtagtaggGGGGCTCAGGATTCATTTTTGACcatgtggggttctttaacgtgcacataaataaaAGTGCACGGGCGTTTTTTGCTTCGTCACCATGGGTCAAAATGTCGCCTCTGTGGCCGCAAATCGAATCCGCATCCTCGAGGTTAACTTTTCGTGAAATTTTCGCTTAGCAGCTAAGGCATTGCGCTGCTGAATTAGAGAACGGCCGGTTTGATTTCCGCCAaccgcggctgcatttcgatacgagctaaatgcaaaaaaaacaaaagcaccgACATATTTAGACTTACGCGCACGTTGCGTGCACCTAAgttgcgtgcctcataatgatatcgtggcttTGACACGTAAATTCTTTTAATTCATTTTTTTTACACAGAAGCGTTATATGTCGAGGCGAAACGGATGTCCGTTGGCAGGTTGTCCCTAGCACAGGTATGCGCCACTGAGACAGGACGAGCCCTACTACCcgccactgctccactaaaaatgaagcagTGTCCCCGGTCAAACAGAAGATAGGTAAACCCCacgactcaccactggtccaccaaaaatgTCGAGAAATGACAGACCGCGGCTGTTCGAGAGGCTCATCAAGATCCGTTCACGAAACACCGAGTACATGCGGCAAGCCAAACAAGACGATGCATGTCGCGGCAAGAAGACGCACACTGCTCAAATGgaaagctttaaagggcccctcaccagcctctgaaaatacaaaaaacgagcgcaatattctctcctggcgtttctcgtctttctggcgcacttcgtgatgcAGAATGATTCCCGTGGCATCTatatagtacatactctcgattggtcatatacgcgaaatatcggatgtgaattgtctcctgcgcGGCTTTGCCATGtagccgcccatccgttcttccttgcctcgcgtgactatcgtgcgcgatcagctgatttcacttcattttctgtgtttgcgactgcgcaaacggagataacagcgtgcagctgacaagcgcgaaatcttgatagggtcaacgcttaatgctgacatggtacacgtagttttaagaaataagtggcgagggggagctatggcctgtaggaagggtagcgaaggcgaggacgaaaccactccctcgtctttgaacgcggggtggtgaggggccctttaaaggagcaAGCGCTACATTCAGAAGGGACCTTTTGTACCTTTAATGAAAACTCAgcgtcacctctgtgccgtgtgctacacAGATGGTCATCCACCTTTACAGAGTGGAACGGTTCCGTaatacaggggcgtagcgaagggggggggggggggttgacccccccccccccgaaatttttcagttctgcatgtgtatatatacacgcacacatacaaactcacgcacgaacatacataaactatggttgaacccctccccccacccccgaaaaaaatttctggctacgcccctgccgtgatAAACTCAGCGATAAACACCATCAGGGCCGCCCCTTTCAGCATCGCTGGTCAGCCATCTCGAGCAGAGTGtaatggcggtgatttttttaatttgaactAGTCGCCCTATTGTCAGTCTCGTAGCCCGTGTGTTCGCGTATCTCAGATGCAAGATCACATACTTCTTTATTTTAATATTGGGTATACAACGACCGGTCCCACACGCACAGGCCTATATAGTGTCGACATCGGCCTTCGCGCATAGGAATTGTTGCGTCCTGCGGCAAGGTCGAAGTATTGGCACCATTGCCGAGCGCAAGGCATTCCTTGCATTGGAATCTACAGGTATTCACATCAAGTGAGTATGACTGAATCAAACTTTCAGACTATGGCTTGTGCCTTTAGAATGTGAGGCTTATCAATGTGTGCTTCAACAGGAATTTTTTGTCTCGATAGTATGGCTCCGGCTTTGAAGATGAGCAAACATAATCAAACAAAACATTCCAGCAAtgcgccgccgcggtggtacagtggttacggtgctcggctgctgacccaaacaGCCGACCCCCTACAATTATCCAAGCACACGAAATAAACACCAAAGGAAACAGGGTAGTAAAATTTCAGTCCCTGTCTTCTGATATTTcacaacaaaaataaaatgccTCGTATTTACTCAAAAAGCAACAAACAACATATCTAAACTTGTGTTTTCAGTTCCCTAGCCTTACACCCTTACAGCACAGCGCAGGCAAAGTTGTAATCAATTGCCTTGGGTCTGTTGATGTAGTCCATAGCGTTAGGCAGATTCTTGATCACGCAGGCTGTGTAGAACCAGCGCGGCGGCGCGTAGCCCGGAATTGCGTGCCACTTCCGGTCATCACCCGAGAAGTACTCGAGGCAGCGCTTGTAGTCCTTCTGGTTGGCCTCGCCTATGGCGTAAATCTTGTCGTCCAAAACCACAGCCACAACCTTGTCAGTGAAGGTCTTGGTCTTGGAGCCCTTGGCCCACTTACCACTCTTTGGATCATAGACCTCGCACAAGCTGGACTTTCTCGAGAGCCCGCCAATGACGTAGATTTTGTTCCTGTACGAAACGAGGCCGTGAAAGAGACGCTCACTCTTCATGGGCGCAATTATCGTCCACTTATCAGTCTTGGGGTCGTACGCTTCGGCCGAGTGAAGCAGCTTATCCGTAGACATGCCGCCAACGATGTAGACGCGGCCGGCGCAAGAGGCTGCGCTGGCGCCGAGCCGAGGTTGGTTCATGCGGCCCACGGTGCGCCAAGTGTCCGTGGCGGTGTCGTACTTCTCGGCGGTGTCCAGCGTGACGACACCGTTGGGCGAACCACCAATGCAGTACACGCAGTCACTGAGAACGGCTACCCCGAAGAAAGCCCGCAGTTGATTCATCGGCTTTATGGCCGACCACTCCACGGCGGCCGCGTCGAAACAGTAACAGAACGGGCACAGCTTCAAGATGTCGGCGCCCAGGACGTATATTTTGTGACCCACCGAGACGCACTGCAGGCCGAAGATCAGGTCCTGTCTGAAGTCCGTCTTCACGGTGTTCCACTCGTTGGTCTTGTAGTCGTACACCTCCCAGGTGTTGCTCTTGTAACCGCGGTGGATGCCACCGTACACGAACATAATCTCGGAAGGCACCCGCTGCACAAACATGCTGCGAGTGGGATTTAGGAGGCACGCGTCGCGTCCGGACTGCTGAATTTTGTAGCAACGCTTGACGATCGCCTTGCAAGGCGTGTTCTTGGAGACGAAAGCGTTGCGCATCACCACCTTTTTCAGATAGCTGTCCTTCATAAGGCAGAAACGAATGTGCGGCAGCAGCTTGTCCAGACAAACACTGCGTTCACTGGGATCGGCCTTGATCCAAGACACAACCGCTTCCCACACGGTCTCCTCGCGGCGTACCTTGAGTTCGTCCGACGCCAGCAGGTCGACCAAGTTCTGCAGGCTCAGGCCGTGAAAGTGGCAATTTTCCGAGTACACCCGCTCGAAGTTGTCGAGCAGGAAGCGAAGCACTTGCTTGCGCAGCGATTCGAGGTGAAAGAAGCGCGCCATCTCCAGGACCCTGACGCAGTTGCTCAGTTCCACGTTCCGCGACATGAACGCGCAGCACTCGTCCAGCAGACCATCGACGAGTAGCTGATCCGCCGCGACGCTCAGGTGTTCGACGTTGTCGGCCGTGATGGCCACGTCTCCCGTGCTGGCGTACGCAACGATAGCAAGTAGTTCTTCCGTGGTCACTCCGGGGATGAGGAAGTCGCCTTGGCTCGCCTTGGATAGCGGCCCGTTGAAGAGCGAATTGAAGTACGCGCTGCAGGCACTGAGCTCGTCCTTGAAGACCGCGATGCTTCCGCCATCGGAGGTTCGAAGGGTGGCCAGCGAGGTGAAGGCAACATCGTTCATGACTCGAGGAATCGCATTCGCTATAGCACCTGTCTTCAAGGAGTCGCCGGTGTAGGTGTCTCCTGCACCGGGGCTCTGCTTACCGGCAGATCGCGTAAAACAGCGGCAAAGTCAATGTAATGGACAAGACCTCGGTCGATCAACGCGGTCGGTACAACGTTTGCGACGCGAGAATTTAAGTCTTTTTTCAGCGTCGAGCACAACAATTTAGACGTGTTTTTTGAAGTCTCGAGGTGACCGCCTCATGCGGGAGCCGCGGTTGGGCTCAGGGCTATCGGCGCGCGAATGGTTGCTTGCTTGCTCGTCAAAGGCCGTTACCCATTACGggtgattggccaagaagccgcggcggtaaaagaaaagaaagcacgtAAATTCCGGCAATGCTTAAGTTTTACCCCGACAGTGGGTGTGATGCCACAGGCACAGGCTGCACAGCTAATAGGTGAAAAAGAACAGTTGAACTACAAACTGGCAGCCTCACTttttgaactgcaaactcagataactcacTCGTCTTTGAAGGTAAGAGATCAAAATtcgctaagtagcgcaccgattatgcgagatattggcgttaaagagcattgacgttatggtcgaaaaaggctagttataggctagcggactcatgagtcgactcactcagactcactaaactcagatcgagccgtgagtctgagtccgggtaaagtatattttggtgagtctgagtccgagtcagtccggttgagaaaaattatagtgagtctgagtccgagtgagtccggatgaggaaaagtttggtgagtttgagtccgagtgagccctaagggcaagatatgtttcgtgagtgtgtctgagtgagctccacattttttgccgacctatgggcacAGCTAATAGGTGAAAAAGAACAGTTGAACTACAAACTGGCAGcctcactttttatttatttgtctttTGTTGTGTGACCTGATCATCGTTTGCAGTAGTGAGAGTTCTCTTCACGCGAGCGAGCCACGATTTGAGGCCGCAACAACAAATTCAGCAATGTATACTCTTCGTAATGAAGGATTTTACACCCTAGAGCTAAATCATGCAACTTGTGGGGTGCTATCACTCCCTGTAAAGTAGTTTCCGCCGCATCGCACGCGCGTTCAGCGGATTAGTCGGTTAGCGTGGTTGGTTTCGCTGTCGAGAGAGAGTTGGCGCGGTGGGTGCGTGGTGGCGCAGTGGCGCCGCTTGGCGGGAAGCAAGGTTATCCGGGTGCTTGTGAAAGAATACCTTGTATCTCTGGAGTTTAACAGCGTCCGCGGACGGACGTCTCGAGCGCGAGTTTGTGGTAGCGATTCCGCGGCTCGGTCCCACGGACTCgtgtggtgagtcgaacgtcggtgACGCCGCATACGCGGTACTTTGCATGCGTTGTGTTGTTCTGTGAGTGTTATGTTGTCCATGTGTTGTATTGGCATTATGTATCTGGTTATTTAGCGTGTTACTAGCTatgtattagattcggctggcgagctcacCGTTGTAAAAGGGCTCATTTCGAGACCCCACAAACTAACGTATGGTTTAATACGCGACCAATGCGATAATTAAGAACCTGAAAGGACAGATCACTTTACATCGTGGAACTACAGAAACAAATACGTATATTAGTTTTAAAAATTACCCGTGCGTATAGAACTATACATGAGTGAAATTAAGATGCGTTACGCCAGTGGTAAATGATTGTAACATATAGTTCGTGCCGCATTACCAAAGATATTACAAAAGTTTTCTAGCGCTTCAGATACGGAGAGTAAGCACAGTTCTCGTGTTTGCCATCTTCCTAGTCTTTcgcggaaaatttttttttcgcgccaaTACGTAATATCATGGATTACCACTAAGCCCAATCTTGCGCTTTGCCAAGTGTGGCCGTTCACAGCCGTTGAAATAGAAACTCAAACTTTATTTTGACTTAGATAAGACGTAAGTTTGCTTAAATAAACAAAGAAGCATAAGACAGAAACTCCATAGCGAAAGCACAAAAATGCAGTTCGCGGGAGAACATCTATGCCGCACCAGCGCCTCTGGCCGCACATCATGTCACGTATTACACGAAAGGAATTGGCGTTCCTTTCTCGAAAAGGATGGCGAAGCTACGAATCCATGTACTCGTTTCCGAAATTTGTTGCGGTTGTACGATTGTTCTGGGCATAGCTACTGCTTTCGCAGACAGCGCGATGTCCGTAATCACAAAGCCGCGCAAATGTGCACGACTTGAAGCGTCTTtcgacattgccccccccccctctttccccaaaataaggaaagaaatCGTCGGTGGCAAATACTAAAGCTGGTCGCGGAGACGTGGGCTCCAGTGTttcagtaaaaaaagaaacacaagataTCAGTTGTAGTGATACCGTACATGGGTATCCAATAGGCCGAAATGAAAGCACACGGGCGAACAAGGTGATGCGAGTCACGCAACACCCTGCAATTGTCGCCCCGATTAGGAACAGCTGCACACAGCTCTTCCGTAGTACAGCTCACAGCGCTGTAAATCGTTTATCCTTTATAGCGGAGCTGTAAATGGTCCACCTCCTTAGTTTTGTGGTGTCCGTCCGCATACAAAAGAAACACGTGACACTCTACgattgatgacgtcatatatctcttaaatttgtgacgtcatcattacatATTTGTGGTGTCTTGCGGTGACGTCACTACTATACGCTACGTCGTGTGCTGACGTCATCAATTGACATCGTCGGTCGGTCAAAGgagggccgatctcggaggcactgcaacaccgcgagaggtgcagaaagctttactGGAGCGGTACGCCTTTCGTAGGCGTTTCGCCACATATCAGTCGAGTCTAGGCACCGCCTTGGTGAGTAGCGCGTGGCAAATGTGGGCTGACCGCGCATTGTGACAATGCCCGATGAGCAGCGCCCTTACACAGAATCACCCTGTTGTGTGGTGAGTGTCGTTTGGTGTCATAAATCATGCAAGTGCGATGATGTGTAGGCCCAGCTGCCCGATTTCTAAATGAACGGCTTTGGCAAGTATTCTCCCGAAAAAGTTGTTGAGGTACCTTGGTGCACTTGTTGTGGGCCAGGCATTCTACGAGCAAATTTTGTTCTCGGACGTTCTTGCCTGCGCTGAATACCAAAGGCCGGGAACACCGGACCTAGAAATGGGCATGAACCGATATTAAAGAAATAAGTGTTAAAGAAAAGTAAAACTGCACGTGCTCGTGAATAATtctttttgtgtatatatgtgtgctttGTTGAGACTCTTCTAATTTTCGAAGACTCTCAACAGTTCGCCCAACAAATAGTTCGTTTACCTGTTTAACTGATTCAAGTTTTACCTGTTTAACTGATGCGTTCCTCACATTCCCATCCACGTGACATTATTGTTCAGGGCAGCCCTAATTAAGCATCCCAGACACAGTTAACGTGAGTTATAACTTTCTTTATTTACAGCAGAAAGCGCGACGCTGCCGTGTCACAAAGCCGTCCTCCTCCTCACATTTCGCCACCCGTGTTCCGCGATGGATGGTCTACGGGTTGCGCGCTATGTGCCAAGGCAAAGTCTCATGCCCCTTTTTTCTCGGCGGTGTCGGCCGCCTGCTTGGGATCGCTCGATCCGGCCAAGTAGGAgtgcgcggcggcgtctttggccGATATCCTCTCGCGAGGGCTGTAGATAAGCATCTTGAGAAGCAGATCGACCGCCTCGCTTTCCGCATCGGGAAGCAGCTCGGCCACGATGTTCTTCCTCCAGTTGGGAAAGGACGGCTTGAAGTTGGGCAGTTGCGTCACTTCGGGCCACGTTTCGACCGTCGGCGTGCCGAGGACGCGGAAGATGCGGAACAGTTGGTCGATCTCCGAGTCCCCGCGGAAGAGAACTTTGCCGCTGAGCAGCTCGAAGAAGATGCAGCCGATACTCCACACGTCGACCGGTGTCGAGTAACGGCTGGCGCCCATGAGAATCTCGGGCGCCCGGTACCACAATGTGACCACCTCGTGGGTGAAGACGCGCACGGGCAGCGTAAACGCGCGGCACAAGCCGAAGTCGGCCACCTTGATGTCACCGTTGTCGTCGATAAGCAGGTTGGCTGGCTTGAGGTCGCGGTGCAGAACTCGCCGCCGGTGGCAGAAGAGGATGGCGTCTACGATCTGACGGAGGTACTTCTTAACGACGGCGCCGTCCACGATCTTGTTCTCGGGCAGCGTATCCAAGTGCTTCCTAAGGTCCATGGTCATATACTCGAAGACCAAGTGTATAGCCTTGGACCCCGTCATGACAACGTCTACGAGACGCACTATGTTCTCGTGCGTTAGCTCCCGGAGAAGGGTCACCTCTCGTATGGTCGTGGCCGGCACGCCTTCCTCTTCGCCCTCGACTCGGATCTTCTTCATCGCGACGATCTTGTTGTTGACCTTGCACTTTGCCTTGTAGACGACACCGTACGTGCCTTCGCCGATCTTCTCCATAATGACGTAGTTGTTCATCCTGTCCGAGCTGGTCTCGGATGCCACGTCAGCAGGGATCGCGACGGTACTCGCAGATTCGCGATCGAGCGAGCTGTAACTGGCACGGTCGAGCGGCCGACGAGAACCGTTTGAACAAGGCGGGTGCGGGTGGGAGCTCACGAAAGCTGACCGCGCGCTCTGCCTGCTCGCGAAGGGGCGCGGTAGCGCCACACTACAGGCAACATAGCCTGCCGGCTCTTCAAAAAAAATGTCGAAGCGACGGAatatcattttatttttcttaaatgTTTTTAGTCGGGTTTTCTTCCGCGTGTATGTAGTAAACGCATGCGTGAATTTGATTTTCGTTTCCCATAGGTTGAATTATAGTACGACCTCCAAACAGGTACAGTGTGGAGAAGGTGTACTTAACATAAAGGCGAGAAAGACGACGAAGGCGGATAAGCATGGGTTGAGATCGAGGCACTTATTCCAACTAATTTGTTTTGAACGatcgattcttggccaatccgaCAGTGGGTGTGAGTCAATAGATCTTAGGATCTATGCATCTTGACGTATGAAGAGGAAGTACGATCGAACAGCACTAAGTAAAAGGAAAGCATACTTGCAAATAATACGAGGCAGCACACGTGGACACTGGCGTAAATCAGGAGAGGGGGGGAGCAAGTCCTGACCTCCCTTGTGTTCAGAATGTcacccccggccccccccccccccccccaccaccaccactcaGATTTGTTTCAAACATCATATTTGCGCGCTCTCCGTTAAACGAACCCTGAAATCTGAATTAATTTTGTTCACAGTAAGAAAATTTACCAGCA comes from the Rhipicephalus sanguineus isolate Rsan-2018 chromosome 6, BIME_Rsan_1.4, whole genome shotgun sequence genome and includes:
- the LOC119398065 gene encoding cyclin-dependent kinase 1, coding for MNNYVIMEKIGEGTYGVVYKAKCKVNNKIVAMKKIRVEGEEEGVPATTIREVTLLRELTHENIVRLVDVVMTGSKAIHLVFEYMTMDLRKHLDTLPENKIVDGAVVKKYLRQIVDAILFCHRRRVLHRDLKPANLLIDDNGDIKVADFGLCRAFTLPVRVFTHEVVTLWYRAPEILMGASRYSTPVDVWSIGCIFFELLSGKVLFRGDSEIDQLFRIFRVLGTPTVETWPEVTQLPNFKPSFPNWRKNIVAELLPDAESEAVDLLLKMLIYSPRERISAKDAAAHSYLAGSSDPKQAADTAEKKGA
- the LOC119397621 gene encoding kelch-like protein 10, translating into MNDVAFTSLATLRTSDGGSIAVFKDELSACSAYFNSLFNGPLSKASQGDFLIPGVTTEELLAIVAYASTGDVAITADNVEHLSVAADQLLVDGLLDECCAFMSRNVELSNCVRVLEMARFFHLESLRKQVLRFLLDNFERVYSENCHFHGLSLQNLVDLLASDELKVRREETVWEAVVSWIKADPSERSVCLDKLLPHIRFCLMKDSYLKKVVMRNAFVSKNTPCKAIVKRCYKIQQSGRDACLLNPTRSMFVQRVPSEIMFVYGGIHRGYKSNTWEVYDYKTNEWNTVKTDFRQDLIFGLQCVSVGHKIYVLGADILKLCPFCYCFDAAAVEWSAIKPMNQLRAFFGVAVLSDCVYCIGGSPNGVVTLDTAEKYDTATDTWRTVGRMNQPRLGASAASCAGRVYIVGGMSTDKLLHSAEAYDPKTDKWTIIAPMKSERLFHGLVSYRNKIYVIGGLSRKSSLCEVYDPKSGKWAKGSKTKTFTDKVVAVVLDDKIYAIGEANQKDYKRCLEYFSGDDRKWHAIPGYAPPRWFYTACVIKNLPNAMDYINRPKAIDYNFACAVL